The following proteins come from a genomic window of Micromonospora zamorensis:
- a CDS encoding DUF2267 domain-containing protein, translating into MAELGFVDKVAARAGVPPEQARPLTEAVLRTLTERLSGGEAGALAPHLADELSPLLVKAAEPPEAFGYDEFLRRVADRAGIDRPAAERGIRAVLQTMHRVVGHREFEDALAQLPSDLRALAQPLPHGP; encoded by the coding sequence ATGGCCGAGCTGGGGTTCGTCGACAAGGTCGCGGCACGGGCGGGCGTCCCGCCGGAGCAGGCGCGCCCACTGACCGAGGCCGTTCTGCGGACCCTCACCGAGCGGCTCAGCGGCGGTGAGGCGGGCGCGTTGGCCCCCCACCTGGCTGACGAGTTGAGCCCGTTGCTGGTCAAGGCCGCCGAGCCGCCGGAGGCGTTCGGCTACGACGAGTTCCTCCGCCGGGTCGCCGACCGCGCCGGAATCGACCGGCCAGCCGCCGAGCGGGGCATTCGGGCGGTTCTTCAGACGATGCACCGGGTGGTCGGGCACCGGGAGTTCGAGGACGCCCTGGCCCAGCTTCCCTCGGATCTCCGCGCGCTGGCGCAGCCGCTGCCGCACGGTCCCTGA
- a CDS encoding nuclear transport factor 2 family protein, producing the protein MAVDLPDVIDRYFRAVNDRDLDAFVACFADTASVADEDRLYDGRASIRAWRQKTMDAHSYTAEPVRVTPQAGDSYLALTRVSGDFPGSPVELRYRFTLRDNLIGALDIRP; encoded by the coding sequence ATGGCCGTCGACCTACCCGACGTGATCGACCGGTACTTCCGGGCCGTCAACGACCGGGACCTGGACGCCTTCGTCGCCTGCTTCGCGGACACCGCGAGCGTCGCCGACGAAGACCGGCTGTACGACGGACGGGCCTCCATCCGCGCGTGGCGGCAGAAGACGATGGATGCCCACTCCTACACGGCCGAGCCGGTACGTGTCACACCACAGGCCGGCGACTCGTACCTGGCTCTCACCCGGGTCTCCGGCGACTTCCCCGGCAGCCCGGTCGAGCTGCGGTACCGGTTCACGCTGCGCGACAACCTGATCGGCGCCCTGGACATCCGCCCGTAG
- a CDS encoding ATP-binding protein — protein MPAERRDTVVEQSVPAHVTDTMAYQVATDVRALRAFVSAGALARGLPPHRVELLTLAVSELATNTLQHTTGGGRVLLWAESGQLFCDVVDRGPAREFGQGMPSADSIRGRGLAIVEQVCDEVAVLTGPGETVVRIRLSL, from the coding sequence ATGCCGGCCGAGCGGCGAGACACCGTGGTCGAGCAGAGCGTCCCCGCCCATGTCACGGACACCATGGCGTACCAGGTGGCGACCGACGTGCGAGCGCTGCGCGCGTTCGTCAGCGCCGGGGCGCTGGCCCGGGGCCTGCCGCCGCATCGGGTGGAGCTGCTGACGCTGGCGGTCAGCGAGCTGGCCACCAACACCCTGCAGCACACCACCGGCGGCGGCCGGGTCCTGCTCTGGGCCGAGTCCGGCCAGTTGTTCTGCGACGTCGTCGATCGGGGACCGGCGCGGGAGTTCGGCCAGGGAATGCCGTCCGCCGACTCGATCCGCGGCCGGGGGCTGGCGATCGTGGAGCAGGTCTGCGACGAGGTCGCCGTGCTCACCGGACCCGGGGAGACCGTCGTACGGATTCGCCTGAGCCTGTGA
- a CDS encoding nuclear transport factor 2 family protein, producing the protein MPDSAREAELLDAERTLQAAQRAGDVDALDQLLVDQLIAIGPDGRPHTKQDDLAAHRDRRSVVQELVEEELDLLVVGKTGVTFFLGRVSGVFEGAPFAARLRYTRTWVHDDPHGWRVLAAHISPV; encoded by the coding sequence ATGCCGGACAGCGCACGCGAGGCAGAGCTGCTCGATGCCGAGCGCACCCTGCAGGCCGCCCAGAGGGCCGGCGACGTCGATGCTCTCGATCAGCTGCTGGTCGACCAGCTGATCGCCATCGGCCCGGACGGCCGTCCGCACACCAAGCAGGACGACCTGGCCGCGCACCGGGACCGCCGTTCGGTGGTGCAGGAGCTGGTCGAGGAGGAGCTGGACCTGCTCGTCGTGGGGAAGACCGGGGTGACGTTCTTCCTGGGCCGGGTGTCCGGTGTGTTCGAGGGGGCACCCTTCGCCGCTCGCCTGCGTTACACCCGGACCTGGGTCCACGACGACCCGCACGGCTGGCGGGTCCTCGCCGCGCACATCAGCCCGGTCTGA
- a CDS encoding SUKH-4 family immunity protein: MNPELRQLIEELRADLADQPASLAYAEFGEGAAIDVVPASLPADLRDLLLVADGLRAGRLELASTSTLAGIQYHLDYVPDFSTIPEDRAGWLVVGTRSDEPIFMDRGTGAIWYFPPNGTEWFMSDAFEELAPDLGSFVDYYLLGPGYADLTPADDRWFAFLDEQGLLDEDEDED, from the coding sequence GTGAACCCCGAGCTGCGGCAGCTCATCGAGGAGCTGCGAGCCGACCTGGCCGACCAGCCGGCGAGCCTGGCGTACGCCGAGTTCGGCGAGGGCGCCGCCATCGATGTCGTGCCGGCGAGCCTCCCGGCCGACCTGCGCGATCTCCTGCTGGTGGCCGACGGCCTGCGGGCGGGTCGACTTGAGTTGGCGTCCACGTCGACCCTCGCCGGAATCCAGTACCACCTCGACTACGTGCCGGACTTCTCCACCATCCCCGAGGACCGGGCGGGCTGGCTGGTGGTGGGCACCCGCAGCGACGAGCCGATCTTCATGGACCGTGGCACGGGAGCGATCTGGTACTTCCCACCCAACGGCACCGAGTGGTTCATGTCCGACGCGTTCGAGGAGCTGGCCCCCGACCTCGGATCCTTCGTGGACTACTACCTGCTCGGCCCGGGCTACGCCGACCTGACTCCGGCGGACGACAGGTGGTTCGCGTTCCTCGACGAGCAGGGCCTGCTCGACGAGGACGAGGACGAGGACTGA
- a CDS encoding molybdenum cofactor biosysynthesis protein: protein MPEIVELLASPVHRFLGRPADGPAPAPPGELVDVVRIRAGLGIVGDRYFGQQAHRDASVTVIAQESLPVGIGLAEVRRNILTTGIAVDELIGRVLVLDSGNGPVSLRVNRAARPCAWMDVTVGPGAWKALRTTGGIRCTPLNDGTLRVGPIDAVVS from the coding sequence ATGCCGGAGATCGTCGAGTTGCTGGCCTCGCCCGTGCACCGCTTCCTGGGCCGGCCCGCCGACGGCCCGGCGCCGGCTCCGCCCGGTGAGCTGGTCGACGTGGTCCGGATCCGGGCCGGCCTCGGCATCGTCGGCGACCGGTACTTCGGCCAGCAGGCACACCGCGACGCCAGCGTCACGGTCATCGCCCAGGAGTCGCTGCCGGTCGGCATCGGCCTGGCGGAGGTCCGGCGCAACATCCTCACCACCGGGATCGCCGTGGACGAGCTGATCGGCAGGGTGCTGGTGCTGGACTCCGGCAACGGCCCGGTCAGCCTGCGGGTCAACCGGGCGGCCCGGCCGTGCGCCTGGATGGACGTCACGGTCGGCCCGGGAGCATGGAAGGCGCTGCGCACCACCGGTGGCATCCGCTGTACGCCCCTCAACGACGGCACCCTGCGCGTCGGCCCGATCGACGCGGTCGTCAGCTGA
- a CDS encoding PQQ-dependent sugar dehydrogenase, whose protein sequence is MLVLHRRTRGARRPALTAGLTALVLVLSTVLASPARAADGVDDPIPEMPVQSRIGLVLSEYASFPQSYPTPAPTDARLMRTARINTVMELPDGSGRRAVPDLNGNLYLVEGGVPHVYLDVAATFAPQFFSGRGLGQGFGYVAFHPEFGVNGRFYTIHTELASTTTATPDHAQPSTLFHGVITEWTATDPTAATFAGTHREVLRIGFGGQVHGIQEINFNPTAKRHDRDYGLLYLAVGDGGQGARNTDPQNLALPHGKLLRIDPRGTNSANGRYGIPQGNPFVGQTGALGEIYAVGFRDPHRFSWDRATGRMYLGHIGEHAVEAIYEVRAGDNFGWSEREGSFVFDKAATSPCDRLLPLPADDDRYGYTYPVAAYDHDPAPGWNCTDDVGVAVAGGFVYRGRTLPALRGKYVFGDLVDGRVLYTEANEMRRGHGLAPIHQLALFDAAGGPVRMRDLSGPGAPGDPNRVDLRFGTDAAGELYLVAKANGKIWKVTGTREFASGDVGDTTVRRTAGASNWAPVTPAKWQFTRDQVILAEAGESRPGPRRPFEYAVLTAGPAWSSVQVDARVRLDTPVDVSNRDVIIVFGWRSDTEFYYAHLSTDNTIYPHNGIFKVDNADRERIDHQWNGRSRGANPAITDADWHRVRVVHLPSTGEIAVYVDGNRDPLMTAKDTTFGSGRVGFGSFDNVGRVRNLTVTGTPA, encoded by the coding sequence GTGCTCGTCCTCCACCGCCGCACCCGAGGTGCCCGCCGACCCGCACTGACGGCCGGCCTCACCGCCCTCGTGCTGGTCCTGTCCACAGTGCTCGCGTCGCCCGCCCGGGCCGCCGACGGCGTCGACGACCCGATCCCCGAGATGCCGGTCCAGTCCCGGATCGGGCTGGTCCTCAGTGAGTACGCCAGCTTCCCGCAGTCGTACCCCACGCCCGCCCCGACCGATGCGCGGCTCATGCGGACCGCGCGGATCAACACGGTGATGGAGTTGCCCGACGGCTCCGGCCGGCGGGCGGTGCCCGACCTCAACGGCAACCTCTACCTGGTCGAGGGCGGCGTGCCGCACGTCTACCTGGACGTGGCGGCGACGTTCGCGCCGCAGTTCTTCTCCGGTCGTGGGCTGGGCCAGGGCTTCGGCTACGTCGCCTTCCACCCGGAGTTCGGCGTCAACGGCCGGTTCTACACCATCCACACCGAGCTGGCGTCCACGACGACCGCCACACCCGACCACGCCCAGCCCAGCACGCTCTTCCACGGGGTCATCACCGAGTGGACGGCGACCGATCCGACCGCCGCCACCTTCGCCGGTACGCACCGCGAGGTGCTGCGCATCGGCTTCGGCGGCCAGGTGCACGGCATCCAGGAAATCAACTTCAACCCCACGGCCAAGCGTCACGACCGCGACTACGGCCTGCTGTACCTCGCGGTCGGCGACGGCGGCCAAGGCGCCCGCAACACCGACCCGCAGAACCTGGCGCTGCCGCACGGCAAGCTGTTGCGGATCGACCCCCGGGGCACCAACTCCGCCAACGGGCGCTACGGCATCCCACAGGGGAACCCGTTCGTCGGCCAGACCGGCGCGCTCGGCGAGATCTACGCCGTGGGTTTCCGTGACCCGCACCGGTTCAGCTGGGACCGGGCGACCGGCCGGATGTACCTCGGACACATCGGTGAGCACGCCGTCGAGGCGATCTACGAGGTCCGCGCCGGCGACAACTTCGGCTGGAGTGAGCGCGAGGGCTCCTTCGTCTTCGACAAGGCCGCCACCAGCCCCTGCGACCGGCTGCTCCCACTGCCCGCCGACGACGACCGGTACGGCTACACGTACCCCGTCGCCGCGTACGACCATGACCCCGCACCGGGCTGGAACTGCACCGACGACGTCGGTGTCGCGGTGGCCGGCGGGTTCGTCTACCGGGGGCGCACGCTGCCCGCGCTGCGCGGCAAGTACGTCTTCGGTGACCTGGTCGACGGCCGGGTGCTCTACACCGAGGCGAACGAGATGCGCCGCGGCCACGGCCTGGCACCGATCCACCAACTCGCGCTCTTCGACGCGGCGGGCGGTCCGGTCCGGATGCGGGACCTCTCCGGACCCGGAGCGCCCGGCGACCCCAACCGGGTGGACCTGCGCTTCGGCACCGACGCCGCCGGTGAGCTCTACCTCGTCGCGAAGGCCAACGGGAAGATCTGGAAGGTGACCGGCACGAGGGAGTTCGCCAGCGGCGACGTCGGCGACACCACAGTGCGCCGCACCGCCGGGGCGTCGAACTGGGCGCCGGTGACCCCGGCGAAGTGGCAGTTCACCCGCGACCAGGTCATCCTCGCCGAGGCCGGGGAGAGCCGGCCGGGCCCGCGCCGGCCGTTCGAGTACGCCGTGCTGACCGCCGGCCCGGCGTGGTCGTCGGTGCAGGTCGACGCCCGGGTACGCCTCGACACGCCGGTGGACGTCAGCAACCGCGACGTGATCATCGTCTTCGGCTGGCGCTCGGACACCGAGTTCTACTACGCCCACCTCTCCACCGACAACACCATCTACCCGCACAACGGCATCTTCAAGGTCGACAACGCCGACCGGGAGCGCATCGACCACCAGTGGAACGGCCGCTCCCGGGGCGCCAACCCGGCGATCACCGATGCCGACTGGCACCGCGTCCGGGTGGTGCACCTGCCATCCACGGGTGAGATCGCCGTCTACGTCGACGGAAACCGGGACCCGCTGATGACCGCGAAGGACACCACGTTCGGCTCGGGGCGGGTGGGCTTCGGCTCGTTCGACAACGTCGGCCGGGTACGGAACCTGACCGTGACCGGCACGCCGGCCTGA
- a CDS encoding LamG-like jellyroll fold domain-containing protein codes for MSRARRAAVSLLAIGALTGVAAPPAQADRSISHDVHPALRAHLVAAYDFDHPVPGDPALERDQGRSGTEIELINGGAAMRVPDRAYRGSRNAVQTRQVDPAVAGNDDWKAGTWSASGVRTLRAFSATAGTTVMGWFKLDMDSPLPNSTTTDPADRYNAIGLAGVLTGDSDGHGVRALLELIDVDGELRLVALGRRLDGGNSQTFAANQDWRELLPVGEWVHLAATFDFDTGALALYRNGEPVDGFYTRTDDPWLVSGPGPHLTTASDPRGIKIGGSFPQDTLERNPCDCRMDGLMFLDSVVSASDVRRQYHHLAR; via the coding sequence ATGTCCAGGGCCCGCCGAGCGGCCGTTTCCCTCCTGGCGATCGGCGCACTGACCGGCGTCGCCGCGCCGCCCGCGCAGGCGGATCGGAGCATCTCGCACGACGTCCACCCGGCCCTGCGCGCACACCTGGTCGCCGCGTACGACTTCGACCACCCGGTGCCCGGCGATCCGGCGCTGGAACGCGACCAGGGCCGCTCCGGCACCGAGATCGAGCTGATCAACGGCGGTGCCGCCATGCGGGTGCCGGACCGTGCCTACCGGGGCAGCCGCAACGCGGTGCAGACCCGGCAGGTCGACCCGGCGGTTGCCGGCAACGACGACTGGAAGGCCGGCACCTGGTCGGCCAGCGGGGTGCGGACGCTGCGCGCCTTCAGCGCCACCGCGGGCACCACCGTGATGGGCTGGTTCAAGCTCGACATGGACAGCCCGCTGCCCAACTCCACCACCACCGACCCCGCCGACCGCTACAACGCGATCGGACTGGCCGGGGTGCTGACCGGCGACTCCGACGGCCACGGCGTGCGGGCCCTGCTGGAGCTGATCGACGTCGACGGGGAGCTGCGCCTGGTCGCGCTCGGGCGGCGACTCGACGGCGGCAACTCGCAGACCTTCGCCGCCAACCAGGACTGGCGCGAGCTGTTGCCCGTGGGGGAGTGGGTGCACCTCGCCGCCACCTTCGACTTCGACACCGGTGCCCTCGCCCTCTACCGCAACGGCGAGCCGGTGGACGGCTTCTACACCCGCACCGACGACCCGTGGCTGGTGTCCGGGCCGGGCCCACACCTGACCACCGCCTCCGACCCGCGCGGCATCAAGATCGGCGGGAGCTTCCCCCAGGACACCCTGGAGCGCAACCCGTGCGACTGCCGCATGGACGGCCTGATGTTCCTCGACAGCGTGGTCTCCGCGAGCGACGTGCGGAGGCAGTACCACCACCTGGCCCGCTGA
- a CDS encoding LacI family DNA-binding transcriptional regulator, with translation MDVSGGLRMPRANQRPRLVDVAEHAAVSLATASRALAGREGVSTEVADRIRQIARELGYVANPYARTLAGGASSTVGLIVHQVDDPYFAEIAAGVIQLAAEQGLLVQICQSGRDPGYELQQLRHLIAQRVGIVLISGSGYDDPRMEAAARAELAAFQDHGGRAAAIGRHALGIDAVLPDNEAGGHALAQHLMDLGHQRIAVAAGSAGLTTVADRLAGVSSALRQRGRSPADLVVVHSDFTRGGGRAAAEQILNEHPATTAIIALNDAMAMGVLSTLRSRRVPVPARMSVVGFDDVSVAADLAPSLTTIRLPMTEMGRTALTLALKPRSTRPRRRPTGHLLVVRDSTGPAPTT, from the coding sequence ATGGATGTTTCCGGAGGGTTGCGGATGCCCAGGGCCAACCAGCGGCCGCGCCTCGTGGACGTCGCCGAACACGCCGCCGTCTCGCTGGCGACCGCCTCCCGCGCCCTCGCCGGCCGTGAGGGGGTCAGCACCGAGGTGGCCGACCGGATCCGGCAGATCGCCCGTGAGCTGGGCTACGTCGCCAACCCGTACGCCCGCACCCTCGCCGGCGGGGCCAGCTCAACCGTGGGGCTGATCGTCCACCAGGTCGACGACCCGTACTTCGCCGAGATCGCCGCCGGCGTCATCCAGCTCGCCGCCGAGCAGGGGCTGCTGGTGCAGATCTGCCAGTCCGGCCGCGACCCCGGCTACGAGCTGCAACAGCTGCGGCACCTGATCGCCCAGCGGGTCGGCATCGTCCTGATCAGCGGTTCCGGCTACGACGACCCCCGCATGGAGGCCGCCGCCCGCGCCGAGCTGGCCGCCTTCCAGGACCACGGCGGACGGGCCGCCGCCATCGGACGGCACGCGCTCGGCATCGACGCCGTCCTGCCGGACAACGAGGCCGGCGGTCACGCGCTCGCCCAACACCTGATGGACCTCGGCCATCAACGGATCGCGGTCGCCGCGGGCAGCGCCGGGCTCACCACTGTCGCGGACCGACTGGCCGGCGTGTCGTCGGCCCTGCGGCAGCGCGGGCGGTCCCCGGCCGACCTCGTCGTCGTGCACAGCGACTTCACCCGCGGTGGCGGGCGGGCCGCCGCCGAGCAGATCCTCAACGAGCACCCGGCAACGACGGCGATCATCGCGCTCAACGACGCGATGGCCATGGGTGTGCTGTCGACGTTGCGCTCCCGCCGGGTGCCGGTGCCCGCGCGGATGTCCGTCGTCGGCTTCGACGACGTCTCGGTGGCGGCCGACCTCGCGCCCAGCCTCACCACCATCCGCCTGCCGATGACCGAGATGGGCCGCACGGCGCTCACCCTCGCCCTCAAGCCCCGCTCGACCCGCCCCCGCCGCCGTCCCACCGGGCACCTGCTGGTCGTCCGCGACTCGACCGGGCCCGCGCCGACGACCTGA
- the urtE gene encoding urea ABC transporter ATP-binding subunit UrtE yields the protein MLTLRGVHAGYGRSRVLHGVDLTVPPDGVAAVLGHNGAGKSTLLRVAAGLLRPSAGTVELDGENVTRLGPHERVARGMAYVPQGQQCFPHLTAAENLRLVADGRRDGAVATAEVLDLFPALRPLLRRRAGLLSGGQRQQLAIARALITRPRLLMLDEPTEGIQPSVVAEIQERIVELTRQSGFSVLLVEQHLGFALRVASRYQVLESGRVTSQGDGGVTAERDVRAALAV from the coding sequence ATGCTGACGCTGCGCGGGGTGCACGCCGGGTACGGGCGCAGCCGCGTGCTGCACGGGGTCGACCTCACGGTCCCGCCCGACGGGGTCGCCGCGGTCCTCGGGCACAACGGCGCTGGCAAGAGCACATTGCTGCGGGTTGCGGCCGGCCTGCTGCGCCCGAGCGCCGGCACCGTCGAGCTGGACGGCGAGAACGTCACCCGCCTCGGGCCGCACGAGCGGGTGGCGCGGGGGATGGCGTACGTCCCGCAGGGTCAACAGTGCTTCCCGCACCTGACCGCCGCGGAGAACCTGCGGCTGGTCGCCGACGGTCGGCGCGACGGCGCGGTGGCGACCGCTGAGGTGCTGGACCTCTTTCCGGCGCTGCGCCCGCTGCTGCGACGCCGGGCCGGGCTGCTCTCCGGCGGTCAGCGCCAGCAACTGGCCATCGCCCGTGCGCTGATCACCCGGCCGAGGTTGCTGATGCTCGACGAGCCGACCGAGGGCATCCAGCCGTCGGTGGTCGCGGAGATCCAGGAACGGATCGTCGAGCTGACCCGGCAGTCCGGGTTCAGCGTGCTGCTGGTGGAGCAGCATCTGGGCTTCGCGCTGCGGGTGGCGAGCCGCTACCAGGTGCTGGAATCCGGCCGGGTCACCTCGCAGGGGGACGGTGGTGTCACTGCGGAACGGGACGTCCGGGCGGCCCTGGCCGTCTGA
- the urtD gene encoding urea ABC transporter ATP-binding protein UrtD: protein MSGDRLDGLSVRDVRVSFDGFTAVDGVSLEVPAGDIRFLIGPNGAGKTTLVDAITGLVRATGSVRFGADELLGRPVHRISRLGVGRTFQTSSVFEELSVLQNLDIAAGARRGWATLARRRRGVPDEVAAALETIGLAERAEHLAGTLAHGQKQWLEIGMLLVQDARLLLLDEPVAGMSHEERDATGVLLETVSRDRTVVVIEHDMDFLRRFARSVTVLHAGRVLSEGTVAQVQADPRVQEVYLGHPVDAGSARTGLEA, encoded by the coding sequence ATGAGCGGCGACCGACTGGACGGGTTGTCCGTCCGTGACGTGCGGGTCAGCTTCGACGGTTTCACCGCCGTCGACGGCGTCTCGCTGGAGGTGCCCGCCGGTGACATCCGGTTCCTGATCGGGCCGAACGGCGCCGGCAAGACCACGCTGGTCGACGCGATCACCGGCCTGGTCCGGGCCACCGGCTCGGTCCGCTTCGGCGCCGACGAACTGCTGGGCCGCCCGGTGCACCGGATCAGCCGGCTGGGCGTCGGGCGTACCTTCCAGACGTCCTCGGTCTTCGAGGAGCTGTCGGTGCTGCAGAACCTCGACATCGCGGCCGGCGCCCGGCGTGGCTGGGCGACCCTGGCCCGCCGCCGTCGCGGCGTTCCCGACGAGGTGGCCGCGGCGCTGGAGACCATCGGTCTGGCCGAACGGGCCGAGCACCTCGCCGGGACGCTCGCGCACGGGCAGAAGCAGTGGCTGGAGATCGGGATGCTGCTGGTGCAGGACGCGCGGCTGCTGCTGCTCGACGAGCCGGTCGCCGGCATGAGCCACGAGGAACGCGACGCCACCGGGGTCCTGCTGGAGACGGTGAGCCGGGACCGCACAGTCGTCGTGATCGAGCACGACATGGACTTCCTGCGCCGGTTCGCGCGCAGCGTCACAGTGCTGCACGCCGGCCGGGTGCTCAGCGAGGGAACGGTGGCGCAGGTCCAGGCGGACCCGCGTGTGCAGGAGGTCTACCTTGGCCACCCGGTCGACGCCGGGTCGGCCCGCACCGGTCTGGAGGCATGA
- the urtC gene encoding urea ABC transporter permease subunit UrtC: protein MTAVTPAPPDTALGPAPVSAVPPSRPAGRSRLRTAAGFALGAALLFAVAPLVLSDFRLSLLAKYLCVAMVAVGIGIAWGRGGMLTLGQGVFFGLGGYAMAMHLKLADAGPAGMPDFMQLYGQLDELPLWWRPFASPWFALPATVLLPMAVAFGLGSLVFRRRVRGAYFAILSQALAAAMVILLIGQQGTTGGTNGLTDIKGFFGYDLDDPVNQRMVYFIIAGTLLALLALTRQLIHSRYGELLVAVRDGEERVRFLGYDPASVKLVAYVVAAGMAGLAGALFVPAVGIISPALIGIVPSIEFVIGVAVGGRATVLGPVLGAVAVAWARTALSERFPGTWTYLQGLLFVVVVAFLPGGLASLWALARRRDVAAPPLRRGWLSLGRRRAGRTEVPAA from the coding sequence ATGACAGCCGTCACCCCCGCGCCGCCCGACACCGCCCTCGGCCCGGCACCCGTCAGCGCCGTACCGCCGAGCCGGCCCGCGGGCCGCTCGCGACTGCGGACGGCGGCCGGCTTCGCACTCGGCGCGGCGCTGCTGTTCGCCGTCGCGCCGCTGGTCTTGTCGGACTTCCGGCTGTCCCTGCTCGCCAAGTACCTCTGCGTCGCCATGGTCGCGGTCGGCATCGGGATCGCCTGGGGCCGGGGCGGCATGCTCACCCTCGGCCAGGGCGTCTTCTTCGGCCTCGGCGGCTACGCGATGGCCATGCACCTCAAGCTCGCCGACGCGGGCCCGGCCGGGATGCCGGACTTCATGCAGCTGTACGGGCAGCTCGACGAACTGCCGCTGTGGTGGAGGCCCTTCGCCAGCCCGTGGTTCGCGCTGCCCGCGACGGTGCTGCTGCCGATGGCAGTCGCCTTCGGGCTCGGCTCGCTGGTGTTCCGCCGCCGTGTGCGCGGCGCGTACTTCGCCATCCTCAGCCAGGCCCTCGCCGCGGCGATGGTGATCCTGCTGATCGGCCAGCAGGGCACCACGGGAGGCACCAACGGGCTCACCGACATCAAGGGCTTCTTCGGCTACGACCTGGACGACCCGGTCAACCAGCGGATGGTCTACTTCATCATCGCCGGCACACTGCTGGCCCTGCTCGCGCTGACCCGTCAACTCATCCACAGCCGCTACGGCGAGCTGCTGGTGGCGGTCCGCGACGGCGAGGAACGGGTCCGGTTCCTCGGCTACGATCCGGCCTCGGTCAAGCTGGTCGCGTACGTGGTCGCGGCCGGGATGGCCGGCCTGGCCGGGGCGCTGTTCGTGCCCGCGGTGGGCATCATCTCGCCCGCGCTGATCGGCATCGTCCCGTCGATCGAGTTCGTCATCGGGGTCGCGGTGGGTGGTCGGGCCACAGTGCTCGGGCCGGTGCTCGGCGCGGTGGCGGTGGCCTGGGCGCGTACCGCCCTCTCGGAGCGGTTCCCGGGCACCTGGACGTACCTTCAGGGGTTGCTCTTCGTGGTCGTGGTGGCGTTCCTTCCCGGCGGCCTGGCGTCGCTGTGGGCGTTGGCCCGCCGCCGCGACGTCGCCGCGCCGCCGCTGCGGCGCGGGTGGTTGTCGCTGGGCCGACGACGCGCCGGGCGGACGGAGGTGCCGGCGGCATGA
- the urtB gene encoding urea ABC transporter permease subunit UrtB, with the protein MTVLFGQLFTGISIGAVLLLIALGLALTFGQMNVINMAHGEFIMAGAYTTYVLQQSITGAGWSLVVALPVAFVVAGTMGALLEMLLIRRLYARPLDTLLVTWGVSLMLQQLARDVFGSPNVQTRAPELLTGNVALPGGLTIANNRLFILALALAAVAALTLALRLTPLGRRIRAVVQNRDLAAVSGIATSRVDRTTFFVGSGLAGLAGVALTLLGPIGPTMGTNLIIDAFLVVVVGGIGQLKGSVIVAFALGVLQATGEYLTTLSVAKVIVFVAIVAFLQWRPQGLFTLRTRSLA; encoded by the coding sequence GTGACAGTCCTCTTCGGTCAACTCTTCACCGGCATCAGCATCGGCGCGGTGCTGCTGCTCATCGCGCTCGGCCTCGCGCTGACCTTCGGCCAAATGAACGTGATCAACATGGCGCACGGTGAGTTCATCATGGCCGGGGCGTACACCACCTACGTCCTGCAGCAGAGCATCACCGGGGCCGGCTGGTCGCTGGTCGTCGCCCTGCCGGTGGCGTTCGTGGTCGCCGGCACGATGGGCGCGCTGCTGGAGATGCTGCTCATCCGCCGGCTGTACGCCCGACCACTGGACACCCTGCTGGTCACCTGGGGTGTGTCGCTGATGCTGCAACAACTGGCCCGCGACGTCTTCGGCAGCCCGAACGTGCAGACCCGCGCGCCGGAGCTGCTGACCGGCAACGTGGCGCTCCCCGGCGGGTTGACCATCGCCAACAACCGGCTGTTCATCCTGGCCCTGGCGCTGGCCGCCGTCGCGGCGCTCACCCTGGCGCTGCGCCTCACCCCACTCGGGCGTCGCATCCGCGCGGTCGTGCAGAACCGCGACCTCGCGGCGGTGTCCGGGATCGCCACCTCCCGGGTCGACCGGACCACCTTCTTCGTCGGCTCCGGCCTGGCCGGGCTCGCCGGGGTGGCGCTCACCCTGCTCGGCCCGATCGGCCCGACCATGGGCACCAACCTGATCATCGACGCCTTCCTGGTCGTCGTGGTCGGCGGGATCGGCCAGCTCAAGGGCAGCGTGATCGTCGCCTTCGCCCTCGGCGTGCTCCAGGCCACCGGGGAATACCTCACCACCCTCAGCGTCGCCAAGGTGATCGTGTTCGTGGCGATCGTCGCGTTCCTCCAGTGGCGGCCACAGGGTCTGTTCACGCTGCGGACCAGGAGCCTCGCATGA